From one Cyanobacterium stanieri PCC 7202 genomic stretch:
- a CDS encoding MEKHLA domain protein (PFAM: MEKHLA domain~InterPro IPR013978~KEGG: cyp:PCC8801_2659 MEKHLA domain protein~PFAM: MEKHLA domain protein~SPTR: MEKHLA domain protein) codes for MINIWENQQIINWSQIILNSYEKLLNKELIDRKGDQLTQAKNLFYAPMVVFSHNTLSDPFYNYGNEKGLILWDMSWEQLTKTPSRTTTEPLLREERERLLHETNTKGYVTDYQGVRISRTGTKYHIKDITMWNLFDDSDNYCGQAATFSQWEKL; via the coding sequence ATGATTAACATTTGGGAAAATCAGCAAATAATTAATTGGAGCCAAATAATTCTTAATAGTTATGAAAAATTATTGAACAAAGAATTAATCGACAGAAAAGGAGATCAATTAACCCAAGCAAAAAATCTTTTTTATGCCCCCATGGTGGTTTTTTCTCACAATACATTGTCAGATCCTTTTTATAATTACGGCAACGAAAAAGGCTTAATTTTGTGGGATATGAGTTGGGAACAACTGACCAAAACTCCATCGCGCACCACCACAGAACCTTTATTGAGGGAAGAAAGGGAAAGACTTTTACACGAAACCAACACTAAGGGTTATGTTACTGATTATCAAGGAGTGAGAATTTCTCGCACAGGAACGAAATATCATATCAAAGATATTACTATGTGGAATTTATTTGATGATTCTGATAATTACTGTGGTCAAGCGGCGACTTTTTCTCAGTGGGAAAAACTTTAA
- a CDS encoding C-terminal processing peptidase-2 (PFAM: Peptidase family S41; PDZ domain (Also known as DHR or GLGF)~TIGRFAM: C-terminal peptidase (prc)~COGs: COG0793 Periplasmic protease~InterPro IPR001478:IPR005151:IPR004447~KEGG: cyc:PCC7424_5025 carboxyl-terminal protease~PFAM: peptidase S41; PDZ/DHR/GLGF domain protein~SMART: peptidase S41; PDZ/DHR/GLGF domain protein~SPTR: C-terminal processing peptidase subfamily;~TIGRFAM: carboxyl-terminal protease), with product MSITKNGLILGATALTAGSVALTGFGLHYSQTQAFVRESPKEIVDEVWQVINSRYVDATFNGQDWRSIRNEFLEREYASKEEAYEAVREMLKTLDDPYTRFMNPEEFRSMQIDTSGELTGVGIQITKEEETNNIVVVAPIEDTPASEAGIMAKDIITKIDGQSTEGMELNDAVNLIRGVPGSNVVLTIQRDNREIDFDLTRAKIEIKPVRTRIEEDPNVGRVAYIRLVQFSNNASAEMREAIAQAESENVNGYILDLRSNPGGLLYSSVEISRMFINQGRIVTTVDRVGEVDGHQANGRALTDKPLVVLVDGGSASASEIVSGALQDNDRATIVGTQTFGKGLVQSVRGLSDGSGLAVTISKYLTPDGRDIDKEGITPDVVYELSEEERELIASDRQKLGTREDGQFRRAFEVLSDKITRTAQN from the coding sequence ATGAGTATTACTAAAAATGGACTTATCTTAGGGGCAACAGCCTTAACTGCTGGAAGTGTAGCGCTGACGGGCTTTGGTCTCCACTATTCGCAAACTCAGGCTTTTGTGAGAGAAAGTCCCAAGGAAATAGTCGATGAAGTATGGCAAGTAATTAATAGCCGTTATGTCGATGCAACTTTTAACGGTCAAGATTGGCGTAGTATTAGAAATGAATTTTTAGAAAGGGAATATGCCAGTAAGGAGGAAGCCTACGAAGCGGTTAGGGAAATGTTAAAAACTTTGGATGATCCCTATACTCGCTTTATGAACCCTGAAGAGTTTAGAAGTATGCAAATTGATACTTCTGGGGAACTAACTGGGGTTGGTATTCAAATTACTAAGGAAGAGGAGACAAATAATATTGTGGTGGTGGCTCCCATCGAAGATACTCCCGCTTCTGAGGCTGGTATTATGGCTAAGGATATTATTACCAAAATTGATGGTCAGAGTACCGAGGGCATGGAGTTAAATGATGCGGTGAACCTAATTAGAGGTGTTCCGGGTAGTAATGTTGTCTTGACGATACAAAGAGATAACCGTGAAATAGATTTTGATCTTACCCGTGCCAAAATTGAAATTAAGCCCGTAAGAACGAGAATTGAAGAGGATCCCAATGTGGGCAGGGTGGCTTATATTCGTCTGGTTCAGTTTAGCAATAATGCTTCTGCGGAGATGCGAGAGGCGATCGCCCAAGCTGAGTCAGAAAACGTTAATGGCTATATCTTAGACCTGCGCTCGAACCCTGGAGGTTTGTTATACTCTAGTGTGGAAATTTCTCGAATGTTTATCAACCAAGGTCGAATCGTGACCACGGTGGATCGGGTTGGAGAGGTTGATGGTCATCAGGCTAATGGTAGGGCATTGACCGATAAACCCCTTGTGGTGTTGGTGGATGGTGGCTCTGCCAGTGCTAGTGAAATCGTCTCGGGTGCTTTGCAGGACAATGATCGGGCTACCATTGTGGGAACTCAAACTTTTGGCAAGGGTTTGGTGCAGTCGGTGCGCGGTTTAAGTGATGGCTCTGGTTTGGCGGTTACTATTTCTAAATATCTTACCCCTGATGGTCGAGATATTGACAAGGAAGGGATTACCCCTGATGTGGTTTATGAGTTGAGTGAGGAAGAAAGAGAATTGATAGCGAGCGATCGCCAAAAATTGGGTACCAGAGAGGATGGGCAATTTAGAAGAGCTTTTGAAGTTCTCAGCGACAAAATTACCCGTACTGCCCAAAATTAA
- a CDS encoding hypothetical protein (PFAM: Protein of unknown function (DUF2281)~KEGG: mar:MAE_03590 hypothetical protein~SPTR: Putative uncharacterized protein), protein MINLEQIQQDISDLPEEAQILVTDFVELLKKRYSIVQKQENESQETLYDQFEASGLIGFCSLDEDLSTTYKQVLAETLDNKYDHR, encoded by the coding sequence ATGATTAACCTTGAGCAGATACAGCAGGATATAAGTGATTTACCAGAAGAAGCTCAAATTCTAGTTACTGATTTTGTTGAATTATTAAAAAAACGCTATTCTATAGTGCAAAAGCAAGAAAACGAATCACAAGAAACCCTCTATGATCAATTTGAAGCAAGTGGGTTAATTGGATTTTGCTCCTTAGATGAAGATTTGTCCACTACTTATAAACAAGTTTTAGCGGAAACTTTAGATAATAAATATGATCATCGTTGA